One Pyrenophora tritici-repentis strain M4 chromosome 5, whole genome shotgun sequence DNA window includes the following coding sequences:
- a CDS encoding rve multi-domain protein, with product MAPSTAMDAIPKLQADGSNAYHWEAALKLYANIHSIGGLLDGSYMVTYPETPHYQTEPTTTSSAFNTPQLLLDAQQRVRAHNKEVTTQYDKDYELYRIYNSRESSLTLAILNTVPRSVWDNVMNLPTVRQKYEAITARYREQGVTEECTIWADFFKLRAQDCPSTANFTDKFKAGLAKLDVIADCKLSNKARVYQFILAINNAYPDYGRDRRADLRRNVTLNVDRMCSELIDEARRDDPIKTINTSIRASGGDNNRSQPLGDNNDANRSATRGRGNRGNGRAQRGRGRGSEGATQRPTNTSPYCKHCDCNHTGGGDNCWYTFPHLATEAWRQRQAQQQGKQQPTSTNAAAINAEGFAFTTVHLSEKVQSLTKETSNFKQRFIIDTGSSDHICNDRSKFQILHDTAPATINTGAGPITAKQVGTIQITVVTSEGVLNKVSFTNVLYAPDMFVSVLSHSKLRAKNLYYHGWDSKLYLMPSQQEIAFTPEIDKIPTLLLANTELEAARAFAFATAATTNPTGVLAPYREITLQELHELFGHADPKALKLLVANTTGLRLTTTQAFSCEACMLSKSKKQISRRSPARSTTFLHRIHIDIVGPVTPEGVNGERYWILYTDDYSRYRWIDFTDCKAAITSKLIQHLDKMETQHHVRVSIVHMDNDNMFLNQTTGRYFKDKGIISEPSTAYTPHQNGVAEASNYVVEVRARTMILAAPHISKSYWPYAAQYSIDVLNHSVSSAVLDSKTPRQLLFEHMKVANPVPNLCSFRTFGEAGYVHQPVQRRVQSAKFEPRSVKMYFVGREGSRIYLMWDPVTQSIHRTSSVAWPKHDVKAVVQEDTATTKPDQCFYIQDPPPALDPSSFPHHEVSLPEQGSGYVFDGLEAEAQSSFDFDADIDNYNSLNEVANARATPQRRDTSQNAPRHDEISASFDARNILDGRRRITRPPNRYAAVSRCFATAITEATTTDLPPEPATRKAARLHPYSKQWIAAEDEELVSLDQNGTWETTTTIPPDVYALPTKWVYKYKVKDDGQLERFKARLVVCGNRQETDFWRETYAAVARATTLKVLLALVATEDLECEQADVVTAFLNGKLDKDEVVYVRLPDGRKAKLIKALYGLRRSPRLWYNELSSYLKGIGLDPLESDPCVFKHLDGSLILAYVDDIIFITATKQRMKEIKEAVYKKYKCRDLGPISHYLGLRIRRSRPSRLIEISMESYVDKLVEEYSRQHALPRYTPLDTSVLKLKLRSPTDLATQQQIQNYQKVIGKLLYPATQLRADISFHVAYLARAMSNPTQQHYEYAIQIIDYLKTFKSLVMSYRATSPHARMPITMYATSYDDNKNNTNPTLHLHGYSDASFADGEDRKSTSGYLFKLAGGTICHKSVKQKLVTTSTTEAEYVALTYAAKEATWLYRLLHQLGYNGTDTHPILIYGDNAPSIQLLHSEGHHERTKHVDIYYHYIKDQVRDGNLYVEHVRTHEMAADGLTKPLERQAHSRYLQQLGLTTPTIETKDYNKGG from the coding sequence ATGGCGCCATCCACAGCGATGGACGCGATCCCAAAGCTACAAGCAGATGGTAGCAACGCTTACCACTGGGAAGCAGCATTGAAGCTGTACGCAAATATTCACTCTATCGGAGGTCTACTCGACGGCAGCTACATGGTCACATACCCAGAAACACCTCACTATCAAACTGAACCGACAACTACGTCATCGGCATTCAACACGCCACAACTTCTGCTTGACGCTCAGCAACGCGTACGAGCCCACAACAAAGAAGTTACTACACAGTACGACAAAGACTATGAGCTCTATCGTATTTACAACTCCCGAGAATCGTCTCTCACCTTGGCTATACTCAATACAGTACCAAGATCAGTATGGGACAACGTCATGAACCTGCCCACAGTGAGGCAGAAGTACGAAGCTATTACAGCTCGTTATCGTGAACAAGGCGTCACTGAAGAGTGTACTATCTGGGCAGATTTTTTCAAGCTGAGAGCTCAAGACTGCCCCTCTACAGCCAACTTCACCGACAAGTTTAAAGCAGGACTTGCAAAGCTTGACGTCATCGCAGACTGTAAGCTATCTAACAAAGCTCGAGTGTATCAGTTCATTCTTGCTATCAACAACGCCTACCCGGACTACGGACGCGATCGCCGCGCTGATCTGCGCCGCAACGTTACTCTGAACGTCGATCGCATGTGCAGCGAGCTCATTGACGAGGCCCGCCGCGACGACCCAATCAAGACCATTAACACGTCTATCCGAGCTTCTGGGGGTGACAACAACCGCAGTCAGCCTCTTGGTGATAACAACGACGCCAACAGAAGCGCCACCCGTGGCCGCGGCAATCGAGGCAATGGGCGAGCCCAGCGCGGACGAGGTAGAGGTTCTGAGGGTGCGACTCAGAGACCTACAAATACCTCCCCATACTGCAAGCACTGCGACTGCAACCATACTGGAGGAGGTGATAACTGCTGGTACACCTTTCCTCACCTCGCCACTGAAGCCTGGCGTCAGCGCCAAGCTCAACAACAAGGCAAACAACAGCCTACTAGCACCAACGCCGCAGCTATTAATGCTGAAGGCTTTGCCTTTACAACGGTTCATTTGTCAGAGAAGGTACAGAGTCTCACCAAGGAGACCTCTAACTTCAAACAACGATTCATTATCGATACTGGAAGCAGCGATCACATCTGCAATGATCGCAGCAAGTTCCAAATTCTACACGACACTGCTCCTGCTACAATTAATACTGGAGCCGGACCTATTACTGCTAAGCAGGTAGGTACCATTCAGATCACTGTCGTCACGTCAGAAGGTGTACTCAACAAGGTCTCCTTCACTAACGTGCTATACGCTCCGGACATGTTTGTATCAGTCCTCTCCCACTCTAAACTACGAGCGAAAAATCTCTATTACCACGGCTGGGACAGCAAGCTGTACCTCATGCCATCACAACAAGAGATCGCCTTCACACCTGAGATCGACAAGATCCCTACGCTCCTCCTCGCCAACACAGAGCTTGAGGCAGCTCGCGCGTTTGCCTTTGCAACCGCCGCAACCACCAACCCAACAGGTGTACTCGCTCCCTATCGCGAGATTACTCTCCAAGAGCTCCATGAGCTGTTTGGCCATGCCGACCCCAAAGCTCTTAAGCTTCTTGTCGCCAACACCACCGGCCTACGTCTCACTACAACACAGGCATTCTCATGCGAGGCCTGCATGTTATCCAAATCGAAGAAGCAGATCTCACGACGGTCTCCAGCCCGCTCAACCACGTTCCTCCATCGTATTCATATCGATATCGTTGGACCAGTGACGCCCGAAGGTGTCAACGGTGAGCGCTACTGGATACTGTACACCGACGACTACTCACGATACCGCTGGATTGATTTCACAGACTGCAAAGCAGCAATCACATCTAAGCTTATACAACACCTGGACAAGATggaaactcaacaccacgTTCGAGTGTCGATCGTTCACATGGACAACGACAACATGTTCCTCAACCAGACGACTGGGCGTTACTTCAAGGACAAAGGCATCATCTCCGAGCCTTCCACCGCCTATACACCCCACCAGAATGGAGTCGCTGAAGCCAGCAACTACGTAGTGGAGGTCCGAGCACGCACAATGATTTTGGCGGCGCCTCACATATCTAAGTCATACTGGCCATACGCAGCCCAGTACTCTATCGACGTCCTTAACCATAGCGTCAGCTCTGCTGTACTAGACAGTAAGACACCAAGACAGCTGCTATTTGAGCACATGAAGGTTGCAAACCCTGTGCCTAACCTATGCTCCTTCCGCACCTTCGGAGAAGCTGGGTACGTCCATCAACCAGTACAGCGACGAGTTCAGAGCGCCAAGTTCGAACCACGATCGGTCAAGATGTACTTCGTCGGTCGAGAAGGATCACGGATCTACCTTATGTGGGATCCAGTCACACAGTCCATACACCGTACGAGCAGTGTTGCTTGGCCTAAACACGACGTCAAAGCTGTAGTCCAAGAAGACACAGCTACAACCAAACCGGATCAATGCTTCTATATCCAAGATCCACCGCCAGCACTAGATCCCTCTTCATTTCCACACCATGAAGTCTCTCTCCCGGAGCAAGGTAGTGGTTATGTATTTGACGGACTAGAGGCTGAAGCGCAGTCTAGCTTTGACTTTGACGCGGACATTGACAACTATAACAGTCTTAACGAGGTTGCTAATGCTCGAGCAACACCTCAGCGTCGGGATACATCCCAAAACGCTCCACGTCACGACGAGATCAGTGCATCATTTGATGCCCGTAACATACTCGATGGACGTCGTCGCATCACTCGACCGCCCAACCGATACGCGGCAGTCTCTCGTTGCTTTGCTACGGCAATTACAGaggcaacaacaacagactTACCGCCTGAGCCTGCCACACGCAAGGCAGCACGCCTTCATCCATACAGCAAGCAATGGATCGCTGCTGAAGATGAAGAGCTCGTATCACTCGACCAGAATGGCACATGGGAGACCACAACCACGATCCCTCCCGACGTATACGCCCTGCCTACTAAGTGGGTATACAAATACAAAGTCAAGGACGATGGACAACTCGAGCGCTTCAAGGCTCGACTGGTTGTCTGTGGCAATAGGCAGGAGACCGACTTCTGGCGCGAAACCTACGCTGCAGTAGCTCGCGCAACTACACTGAAAGTCCTTCTCGCCCTTGTCGCAACCGAAGACTTAGAATGCGAGCAAGCAGACGTTGTTACCGCCTTTCTCAACGGTAAACTAGACAAAGACGAAGTAGTCTATGTCCGCCTGCCAGACGGACGCAAAGCCAAGCTTATCAAAGCTTTGTACGGCCTGCGCCGCTCACCACGCCTCTGGTACAAtgagctatcgagctatctcAAGGGTATCGGCTTAGATCCTTTAGAGTCAGATCCATGTGTCTTCAAACACCTAGACGGCAGTCTTATCCTTGCGTATGTTGATGATATCATCTTCATCACAGCTACGAAGCAACGCATGAAGGAGATCAAAGAGGCTGTATACAAGAAGTACAAGTGTCGAGATCTAGGACCAATCTCTCACTACCTAGGTCTCCGGATCCGACGCTCACGACCATCCCGACTCATCGAGATCTCAATGGAGTCATATGTCGACAAGCTTGTAGAGGAGTATAGTCGTCAACACGCGCTCCCTCGCTACACGCCGCTTGATACCTCAGTACTCAAGTTGAAGCTGCGATCTCCAACTGATCTTGCAACTCAACAACAAATTCAGAACTACCAAAAGGTTATTGGCAAGCTGCTGTATCCAGCAACCCAACTGCGAGCCGATATATCCTTCCACGTCGCCTATCTCGCCCGCGCTATGAGCAATCCAACTCAACAACACTACGAGTACGCAATCCAGATCATCGACTATCTCAAGACCTTCAAATCTCTTGTAATGAGCTATCGAGCTACATCTCCACACGCACGCATGCCTATCACCATGTATGCGACATCATACGATgacaacaagaacaacacTAATCCTACGCTACACCTACATGGCTACAGCGACGCCTCATTTGCTGACGGCGAGGACCGCAAATCAACCTCCGGATACTTGTTCAAACTTGCTGGAGGTACTATCTGTCACAAGTCAGTCAAGCAAAAGCTAGTTACAACCTCAACAACTGAAGCTGAGTACGTTGCTCTTACCTACGCCGCTAAGGAGGCTACCTGGCTGTACCGTCTGCTACACCAGCTCGGTTACAACGGTACAGATACCCATCCTATCCTTATCTACGGAGACAACGCTCCATCTATACAGCTACTACACTCAGAGGGTCATCACGAGCGTACAAAGCACGTCGATATCTACTACCATTACATCAAGGATCAAGTCCGCGACGGCAACCTCTACGTAGAGCATGTACGAACTCATGAGATGGCTGCTGACGGCCTCACGAAACCTCTTGAACGACAAGCCCACAGCAGGTATCTACAACAGCTAGGCCTTACGACTCCAACTATCGAAACAAAGGACTACAACAAAGGTGGATAG
- a CDS encoding Amelogenin multi-domain protein — translation MQKILEAETFVYNAGVHHRDMSPRNVMLVSHSDIYTAPDPRIVIIDFNVSNVLDLSARRRGDTDLDAIHKTWPGRMVGPITRFWDELMEFEVKGWVADDIGAANEWLWECFREREDYVPVVRDEDREESPRLVEVEELTGRVSDDDGEDDVVVFRG, via the coding sequence ATGCAGAAGATACTAGAAGCTGAGACCTTTGTGTACAACGCCGGAGTCCACCATCGCGACATGTCACCCCGCAACGTGATGCTAGTCTCCCACTCCGATATCTATACCGCTCCTGACCCGCGCATCGTCATCATCGACTTCAACGTTTCTAATGTACTTGACCTTAGTGCGCGCCGCCGTGGTGATACGGATCTCGACGCCATACACAAAACGTGGCCTGGGAGGATGGTTGGACCGATCACCAGGTTCTGGGATGAACTAATGGAGTTTGAGGTCAAGGGTTGGGTGGCGGATGATATCGGGGCGGCGAATGAATGGCTTTGGGAATGTTTTAGGGAGAGGGAGGATTATGTGCCGGTTGTTAGGGATGAGGATAGAGAGGAGTCTCCGAGGCTGGTCGAGGTGGAGGAGCTCACGGGACGTGTGAGTGACGATGATGGAGAGGACGATGTAGTCGTTTTCCGAGGATGA
- a CDS encoding CypX, Cytochrome P450, which yields MELVLGTTAFLVLLMATCLYLLRSTKHTPQLPDTLPWVGCRDEVFSRTRACIRELTNGDRTRIDGYTKYSRKGQPFIIPDPGLKPQVMLPPDHVQWMLQLPDTVLGRQADNEKLGFRHMTNLMTKPDPVITETIRKDLTRNILKQHSDISDEIRRSIDATMGTEDSWVEINLIEAVETIVIRSHSRPLVGLPLCRSEKYVSAMRAMTSSWAKGSLALRYVPWFLRPLLGLLMSLPYKLYKTRALKIVLPMIIESMSNIGREIMDPAFSSESPDNFIKWMVTAALKAKSTAFTTPEDAAERFLIVVLALDSTSVALANMLLDLLSSKPELRYYEALRQESEMAFQAEKDWDDWASVNKLRLTDSAIRETLRLNPQAVRSRQREVLQKDGLKLPDGQHLPKGSWIGFSPTDIHFDERFYPDPETYDPFRFVAGNETLELEQRSISADVASKERMSSLMVATNKTFLSFGHGRHAW from the exons ATGGAACTCGTTCTGGGCACTACTGCTTTTCTGGTACTTCTGATGGCTACCTGTCTTTATCTTCTGCGGTCCACAAAACACACTCCGCAGCTTCCCGATACTCTACCGTGGGTAGGTTGCCGGGACGAGGTCTTCTCGAGGACAAGAGCATGTATTCGTGAGCTCACCAACGGTGATCGTACTCGTATCGATGGCTATACGAAG TACAGCAGAAAGGGCCAACCTTTTATCATTCCTGACCCCGGCCTCAAACCGCAAGTTATGTTGCCACCTGATCATGTTCAGTGGATGTTGCAGCTGCCAGATACCGTCCTGGGCCGGCAGGCTGACAACGAGAAATTGGGGTTTCGTCATATGACCAATCTGATGACGAAGCCAGACCCTGTGATAACCGAGACGATTCGTAAAGATCTAACTAGGAACATTCTGAAACAGCATTCTGATATCTCTGACGAAATACGTAGAAGCATTGATGCGACAATGGGGACTGAAGATTCGTGGGTCGAGATCAACCTTATTGAGGCCGTGGAAACGATAGTCATTAGATCTCATTCGCGTCCTCTGGTAGGCCTGCCCCTATGTCGCAGTGAAAAGTACGTATCAGCCATGAGGGCGATGACTTCCTCATGGGCCAAAGGCTCTCTCGCACTGAGGTATGTGCCCTGGTTCCTACGGCCACTTCTGGGACTCTTGATGAGCCTACCCTACAAGCTTTACAAGACAAGAGCATTGAAAATTGTTTTGCCAATGATTATCGAGTCCATGTCAAATATAGGGCGAGAAATAATGGATCCTGCGTTTAGCAGTGAGTCGCCAGACAACTTTATCAAATGGATGGTTACTGCTGCTTTGAAAGCTAAAAGCACTGCGTTTACTACTCCGGAGGACGCTGCGGAGAGATTCTTAATCGTT GTCCTAGCATTAGACTCTACATCCGTGGCCTTAGCAAATATGTTGCTCGATTTGCTGAGCTCAAAGCCTGAGCTACGTTACTACGAGGCCCTGCGCCAAGAGTCTGAAATGGCTTTCCAAGCTGAGAAGGATTGGGATGACTGGGCCAGTGTAAACAAACTGCGACTCACTGATAGTGCGATACGAGAAACCCTACGTCTCAATCCGCAAGCTGTGCGGAGTCGACAACGAGAGGTCCTACAGAAAGACGGACTGAAGCTGCCGGATGGTCAACATTTACCCAAAGGCTCTTGGATTGGATTTTCTCCTACTGATATTCACTTTGACGAGAGATTCTATCCAGATCCGGAAACGTACGATCCATTCCGATTCGTTGCAGGAAATGAAACTTTGGAGCTGGAACAACGCAGCATATCCGCTGATGTTGCCTCTAAGGAGCGGATGTCTTCGTTGATGGTCGCAACGAACAAGACGTTCCTTAGTTTTGGGCATGGCCGCCACGCATGGTGA